In Nocardioides sp. WS12, the DNA window GGTTATCAGGGCGGCACGCCCCCGCACCGGGGGCCCCGATCGAGTAAGGCTCGCCTTACGTGCCTATCTCACATGATCCGTGTCACCTACCGGTCAGTAGCGGGAGTAGCGTGACCCCTCGTGGCAACGACGACGCGACCTGAATTGGTGAAGGGCTCCCGTGCAGCCCGGTCAACCATCGCCCTGAAACTCCTGATGGCCCTGAGCGGCCTGCTGTTCATTGGCTTCGTAGTGGGGCACATGTACGGCAACCTCAAGGCCTTCGCCGGCGAGGAGGCCTTCAACGAGTACGCGCACCATCTGCGCGAGCTCGGGGAGCCGATGCTCCCGTACGAGGGCTTCTTGTGGATCGTGCGCGTGGGCCTGCTGGCCGCGATCATCGTCCACATCGCCTGCGCAGTGGCGCTGTCGATCCGCGCGCACCACGCGCGACCGGTGAAGTACGTCGCGAAGAAGAACCGCGGCTCCTCGATCTCCTCGCGCACCATGCGCTGGGGCGGCGTGACGCTGCTGCTCTTCATCGTGTGGCACCTGCTCAACTTCACGATCGTGAAGATCAACCCGAGCAACGGCTCGACCGGTGACGACAACCCGTACCAGCTCGTGGTCGACACCTTCGACACTCCGTGGATGACGGTCATCTACCTGCTCGCGATGGTCGCGCTCGGTCTCCACCTCCACCACGGAACGTTCAGCTCGCTCCAGACGCTGGGGTTCACCAACACGGCAAGCTCCCGGGCACGCGCTCGGGCGGCCGGCTGGATCGTCGCGATCGTGATCGCTGGCGGGTTCACGCTGGTCCCCCTGTCCGTCCTCGTCGGCATCATCGAGAAGTAAGGAGCTCCCCACCATGGCTGGAAGCACCCTCCACGACGGCCTGACGCCGCTCAACGACCCCTCCGAGCAGAAGTCCGACGACGCGCACGGTTACTACACGCTGGGCGACAAGCTCGTCGACCCGAAGTCTCCCACTGGCCCGATCAAGGACCGCTGGACCACCCGCAAGTTCGAGAACCGCCTGGTCAACCCGGCCAACCGCCGCAAGCTCGACGTGATCATCGTCGGCACCGGCCTGGCCGGCGGCGCTGCTGCTGCCACGCTCGGCGAGGCCGGCTACAACGTGAAGTCCTTCTGTTACCAGGACTCCCCGCGCCGGGCCCACTCGATCGCTGCCCAGGGCGGCATCAACGCGGCCAAGAACTACAAGGAGGACGGCGACTCGACGTTCCGTCTCTTCTACGACACGGTCAAGGGCGGTGACTACCGCTCGCGCGAGTCCAACGTCTACCGCCTCGCCGAGGTCTCGGCGAACATCATCGACCAGTGCGTCGCGCAGGGTGTCCCCTTCGCCCGTGACTACGGCGGCCTCCTCGACAACCGCTCGTTCGGTGGCGTCCAGGTCTCCCGTACGTTCTACGCCCGCGGCCAGACCGGCCAGCAGCTGCTGATCGGCGCCTACCAGGCCATGGAGCGTCAGGTCGCCGCCGGCACGGTGGAGTCCTTCACCCGCCACGAGATGCTCGAACTGATCGTCGTGGACGGCAAGGCGCGCGGCATCATCGCCCGCGACATGGTCTCCGGCGAGATCGAGACGCACCTCGCCGACGTCGTCGTCCTCGCCACCGGCGGCTACGGCAACGTCTTCTTCCTCTCCACCAACGCGATGGGGTCCAACGTCACCGCCGCGTGGCGCGCGCACCGCAAGGGCGCCTACATGGCCAACCCCTGCTACACGCAGATCCACCCGACCTGCATCCCGGTCTCCGGTGAGCACCAGTCGAAGCTGACCCTGATGTCCGAGTCGCTCCGCAACGACGGCCGGATCTGGGTTCCCAAGAAGGCGGAGGACTGCGAGAAGGACCCGCGGGACATCCCCGAGGAGGACCGCGACTACTACCTGGAGCGGATCTACCCGTCCTTCGGAAACCTGGTCCCCCGCGACATCGCCTCCCGCCAGGCCAAGAACATGTGCGACGAGGGTCGCGGCGTCGGCCCGAAGGTCGGCGACTTCCGTCGCGGTGTCTACCTCGACCTCGGTGACGCGATCAAGCGCCTCGGCAAGGATGCGATCGAGGAGAAGTACGACAACCTCCTCGACATGTACGAGCGCATCACCGGCGAGAACCCCTACGAGATGCCCATGCGGATCTACCCCGCCGTGCACTACGTCATGGGCGGCCTGTGGGTGGACTACCACCTGCAGTCCAACATCGAGGGCCTGTTCGTCTCGGGTGAGGCCAACTTCTCCGACCACGGCGCGAACCGCCTCGGCGCCTCGGCGCTGATGCAGGGCCTGGCCGACGGTTACTTCGTCCTGCCGAACACCATCCGCGAGTACCTCGCCGACGGCCCGTTCGACAAGATCGACGAGTCCCACGAGGCCGTCGTCGAGGCGAAGAAGCAGGTCGAGGAGCGGATCTCGAAGTTCCTCTCCATCAACGGAACCCGCAGTGCCGACAGCTACCACAAGGAACTCGGCAACATCATGTGGGAGTACTGCGGCATGGAGCGGACCGAGGACGGTCTGCGCAAGGCGATCGACCTGATCCGCGAACTCAAGGCCGACTTCTGGACCAACCTGAAGGTGCTCGGCTCGGCCGACACCCTCAACCAGAGCCTCGAGCGGGCCGGTCGCGTCGTCGACTTCATCGAACTCGGTGAGCTGATGTGCATCGACGCCCTCAACCGGCGCGAGTCCTGCGGCGGCCACTTCCGTGGCGAGTCGCAGACCGAGGACGGCGAGGCGCTGCGTCACGACGACGAGTTCGCGTACGTCGCCGCGTGGGAGTGGGGTGCCGAGAACGGCCCCGTCCTCCACAAGGAAGACCTGATCTACACCGCCATCGAGATGAAGCAGAGGTCCTACAAGTGAGCGCGGGCGACATGAACCTCACCCTCAAGATCTGGCGCCAGAGCGGTCCGGACGACAAGGGCGGCATCCACACCTACCAGCTCTCCGGCATCTCGCCGGACATGAGCTTCCTCGAGATGCTCGACGTCCTCAACGAGCAGCTGAACGCGAAGGGCGAAGAGCCCATCGCGTTCGACTCCGACTGTCGCGAGGGCATCTGCGGCATGTGTTCGCTGATGATCAACGGCGAGGCGCACGGCCCGGAGGTCACCACGACCTGCCAGCTGCACATGCGGTCCTTCTCCGACGGCGACACGATCACCATCGAGCCGTGGCGTGCCGAGCCGTTCCCGGTCATCAAGGACCTCGTGGTCGATCGCGGTGCCTTCGACCGGATCATCCAGGCCGGTGGCTTCATCTCCGCCAACACCGGTTCGGCCCCCGAGGCCAACTCGGTGCCGGCTCCGCGCGACAAGGCCATGCGTGCCTTCAACGTGGCCACCTGCATCGGCTGCGGCGGCTGCGTCGCGGCGTGCCCCAACGGTTCGGCCTCGCTGTTCCTCGGCGCGAAGATCACCCACCTGGGCGAGCTTCCGCAGGGCCAGCCCGAGCGCTGGACCCGCGTGGTGGACATGGTCGGCCAGCACGACCACGAGGGCTTCGGTGGTTGCACCAACATCGGCGAATGCGCTGCTGCGTGCCCGAAGGAGATCCCGCTCGACGTGATCTCGCAGCTCAACAAGGACCTGCGCACCGCGCTCAAGATGGGTCTCTGACCTGTAGCAACAGCACAGCACGTCCCCCACGACGCCGCATCAGCCTCGCTGATGCGGCGTCGTTGCGTCCCGGGGTCTGCCAAGATGCGGCTGTGGGGGTCAAGCCGATCAGGGCATGGATGCACGAGCGCCACGCGCAGATGCCGATGGCGCGGTGGATGCTCGAGTTCGACGAGCGTGAGGTCGAGCAGGACTTCGTCGCGTACGACGACAAGGCCGGCGTCGAGCAAGGGCGCTTCGCCATCGGGATCGGCCTCGTCTTCACCTTCTTCTACAGCCTGATCGACCTCGTCGTCATCGAGGGCGACCTGCTCGGCGCAGCAATCATCCGGTTCGGCATCGTGCTCCCGGTCTTCGTGCTGAGCGCGTTCCTGCTTCGACTTCCGTTGGTGCAAAGGCAGTTCCAGCTGTTCAGCGTCGTCCTTCTCGCGGTGGTGCTGCTCTCCCTGGGCACCGCTTTCGCCCAGGTCACGGACATCTCGACCGAGTACGTCCGGGCGTCCTGCACGGTGACCCTCCTCGGCGGCATCGGGCTCCTCCGGCTGCGGATGCATGCCGCCACTGCCTGCGCCGCGCTGTACGCCGCCATCTGCGTGGGGTTGCCAGGCCTCGGAAGCAGCCCCGACGCCCTGGCCAGCCACCTGGCCCCTGTCGTCGGGCTGAGCGGCATTGCCTTGCTGATCGCCTACGCGCTGGAGAAGCTGCGCCGCACCGACTACCTGCGGCAACGCGAGGTGGAACTCGAACAGGCCCGTTCCGACGAACTGCTGCACAACGTCCTGCCCGCAGCGATTGCCACCCGGCTGCGCACCGAGCGGGGCGCGATCGCCGAGTCGGCCGCCAATGTCAGCGTTCTTTTCTCCGACATCGTCGGCTTCACGACCGTCTCCGAGAGCCTGTCCGCCGAGGAGCTCGTGTCGCTGCTGGACACGATGTTCAGCGAGTTCGACCGTCTCTGCGACGGGCGCGGCATCGAGAAGATCAAGACCGTCGGCGACGCCTACATGGCCGTGGCCGGACTGCCGACGCCCGATCTGGACCATGCCGCGTCGATGGCAGAACTCGCGATGGACATGCAGCGTGCCTCGACCCGACTGGCGGCGGGCTGGCCGAGCCCGATCGCGATGCGGATCGGCATCTCGTCGGGACCGGTCGTCGCGGGCGTCATCGGCCAGCGCAAGTTCACCTACGACCTGTGGGGCGACACCGTGAACACGGCCAGCCGGATGGAGTCACACGGCCGTCCGCACCGGATCCAGGTCTCGGCGACCACCCATGCCCTGCTGGAGAGCCGCTACACCTTCAGTGCCCCGCAGGTGGTCGACATCAAGGGCAAGGGCCCGATGACGACCTACTACCTACTCGGCGCCCTGGGCTGACTCCTTCGAAGCCCGCAGCGCCTTCCAGCCCAACGAACCGAGCAGGCCGGCGATCACGAAATTCACGACGATCAGCACGGTGTGGGCGACCCAGTAGCCGGTGGCGCGGTCCTCGCCGGCGTCGTACGCGGAGTAGAGGTTCTTCGCGAAGTTGCCGAAGGAGAAGACGTTCCAGACCGCGACGGTCAGGAGCAGGATGGCGTGCTTGCGTTCGAACTTCACTCGTTCATCCTCCCAGAGCGACTCAGTGCCGCCGGCGCCGGCCGAGCCGGGCACCCAGGAGCAGGCCCAACACACCACCGACCGCCAGCGGGGGCGCCCAGCCGGGTCCTGCCGCGGCGTCCTGCTCCGGCCGCGTCACCGTCGCCACCGCGACGGGCAGCAGCGCGGCACGGCGGGCGTCCCGTTCGTCCCGTGCCACCGGACTGGTGTGGGCCCAGGCCGCGGCGTAGAGGATCACCCGTGAGAAGTAGTTGATCCAGACCAGCAGAATCAACGCGATCCCGAACGCCTGGAACGCCGGCTGGCCGCGGGTGCTCACCAGCAGCAGGCCGGAGAGTTGCTTGAGGGCCTCGAAGCCGATCGCCCCGAGCCAGGCGCCCGACCACAGGGCGCTGGCCGGCACCGGGGGGCGGGCGAGCAGGCGGAAGATGAGGAAGAAGAGCAGGGCCGAGGTCGCCAGCCCCACGGCCAGGGCGAGCACGGTCACCAGCCAGCCGAGCCCGCCGCCGAGGTTGACCAGGTCGAGCACCTGCTCCGACATCCGCGTCAGGACGCCGGACACGGCGACGCTGAGCAGCAGCACGGCCCCCAGCACGACCAGGGTGAGCAGGTCGCGCAGTTTGCCGATGACGAAGCTCGGCTGCAGCCGCTCGGGCATCTCGAAGAGCACGATCAGCGCCGTCTGGAGCGAGGAGAGCCAGCCCAGCCCGGCGTACAGGACACCGGCGAGGCCGATCAGCCCGACGGCTCCGGCAGCGCTCTGGATGTCTTCGAGTGGGATCTCGTTCGCACCGGTGCCGACGAGGCCGGGCAGCACCTCGTCGATGGCGTCGAGCAGCGCGTCCTGGGCGTCAGGGAACGCGCGGGCGACGTACCCCACCGTGAAGAAGGCGAGGGCCAGCACCGGGAAGACCGAGAGGAAGCCGAAGTACGTGACGCCGCCAGCCTGCTGGCCGCCCTTGACCTCGGAGAAGTGCTCCTGCATCCGGACCGCATGGTCGACGAACGGCGATCGCGCGCGCACCTGCGCAATCCGGGCCTTCACGCGGTCAGCGAGTTTCATCGCAGGGGGAAGGTACGGGCGGCCTTCCAGCCCTCCTCCTGGTCGTGGACGTAGAGATGGAAGTCCCGTACCCCGAAACGACAATCGAAACCCGCCAGGTCGTCGAAGGCCTGGTCCAGGACCGGGTCATCAAGATGGTGGGCCACGGTGACGTGCGGGTGGTACGGAAAGCCCAGGTCGATCGCCAGCGGCCCCTTGCGTACGGCGTCCGCCAGCAACTCACACTGCGAGATGCCCTCGACGAGGCCGACGAACACGACGGGCGAGACCGGCCGGAACGTGCCGGTGCCGCGCAGGTGGACCGTGAACGCGTCCATGCTGGCCCCGGCGGCAGCGAGGTGTTCCTCGATCTCGGCCAGGTCACCGTCGACCTCGATCGGCGGGATCAGTGTGATGTGGCTCGGCACGCCCTCTGCGGTCGGATCGCCGATCTCGAGGCGGTAGTCGTAGAGCTCGGACGCCCAGGGCTCCGGCACCGCGACGGCCACGCCGATGACCGGCATCAGGCGCCCGCCGCGGGGGTCGGAGCGGACGGGGCCACGAAGCCGACGCGCTGGTAGACGTCCTTGAGCGTGGCCTCGGCGATCGCGTTGGCCGCAGCCGCTCCGTCGGCCAGCACCTGCGTCAGGTAGGTCTGGTCGTCCAGAAGTTCCAGGGTCCGCTCACGGAACGGGGTCACGAAGTTGACCACCACCTCGGCGAGGTCCTTCTTCAGGTCGCCGTACATCTTGCCGGCGTACTGCTCCTCGAGGGCCGTGACGGCCTCGCCGGTCAGCGCGGAGTAGATGGTGAGCAGGTTGCTGACGCCGGGCTTCGCCTCGGGATCGAACCGGATGCTCGTGTCGGAGTCCGTCACGGCGCTACGGATCTTCTTCGCCGTCGCCTTCGGGTCGTCGAGCAGGAACACGCAACCGGCGCCGCCGACGCTCTTCGACATCCGCTTCTCGGGATGCTGCAGGTCGTAGATCTTGGCGGTGGTCTTGAGGATGTACGGCTCGGGCAGCCGGAAGGTCTTCTTGAAGCGGCCGTTGAAGCGCTGGGCCAGGTCGCGGGTCAGCTCGAGGTGCTGGCGCTGGTCCTCACCCACCGGCACGTAGTGCGGGCGGTAGAGCAAGATGTCGGCGGCCTGCAGGATCGGGTACGTGAACAGGCCGACGCTGGCCGCGCCCTCGCCACCCTTGGCGGACTTGTCCTTGAACTGGGTCATCCGGCGGGCCTCGCCGAAGCCGGTCAAGCCGTTGAGGACCCAGGCCAGTTGCGGGTGGGCGGGCACGTGGCTCTGCACGAAGATCGACGACTTCGCCGGGTCGACGCCCGCCGCGATCAGCTGGGCGGCGCTGCGCAGGGTGCGCTCGCGCAGGACCTTCGGATCCCATTCGACGGTGATCGCGTGCAGGTCGGCGATGAAGAAGAACGGCTGGTGGTCACGCTGCAGGTCCACCCACTGCCGGATCGCGCCGACGTAGTTGCCGA includes these proteins:
- a CDS encoding succinate dehydrogenase/fumarate reductase iron-sulfur subunit; protein product: MNLTLKIWRQSGPDDKGGIHTYQLSGISPDMSFLEMLDVLNEQLNAKGEEPIAFDSDCREGICGMCSLMINGEAHGPEVTTTCQLHMRSFSDGDTITIEPWRAEPFPVIKDLVVDRGAFDRIIQAGGFISANTGSAPEANSVPAPRDKAMRAFNVATCIGCGGCVAACPNGSASLFLGAKITHLGELPQGQPERWTRVVDMVGQHDHEGFGGCTNIGECAAACPKEIPLDVISQLNKDLRTALKMGL
- a CDS encoding 2'-5' RNA ligase family protein, with the translated sequence MPVIGVAVAVPEPWASELYDYRLEIGDPTAEGVPSHITLIPPIEVDGDLAEIEEHLAAAGASMDAFTVHLRGTGTFRPVSPVVFVGLVEGISQCELLADAVRKGPLAIDLGFPYHPHVTVAHHLDDPVLDQAFDDLAGFDCRFGVRDFHLYVHDQEEGWKAARTFPLR
- a CDS encoding succinate dehydrogenase cytochrome b subunit; translated protein: MATTTRPELVKGSRAARSTIALKLLMALSGLLFIGFVVGHMYGNLKAFAGEEAFNEYAHHLRELGEPMLPYEGFLWIVRVGLLAAIIVHIACAVALSIRAHHARPVKYVAKKNRGSSISSRTMRWGGVTLLLFIVWHLLNFTIVKINPSNGSTGDDNPYQLVVDTFDTPWMTVIYLLAMVALGLHLHHGTFSSLQTLGFTNTASSRARARAAGWIVAIVIAGGFTLVPLSVLVGIIEK
- a CDS encoding YhjD/YihY/BrkB family envelope integrity protein — its product is MKLADRVKARIAQVRARSPFVDHAVRMQEHFSEVKGGQQAGGVTYFGFLSVFPVLALAFFTVGYVARAFPDAQDALLDAIDEVLPGLVGTGANEIPLEDIQSAAGAVGLIGLAGVLYAGLGWLSSLQTALIVLFEMPERLQPSFVIGKLRDLLTLVVLGAVLLLSVAVSGVLTRMSEQVLDLVNLGGGLGWLVTVLALAVGLATSALLFFLIFRLLARPPVPASALWSGAWLGAIGFEALKQLSGLLLVSTRGQPAFQAFGIALILLVWINYFSRVILYAAAWAHTSPVARDERDARRAALLPVAVATVTRPEQDAAAGPGWAPPLAVGGVLGLLLGARLGRRRRH
- a CDS encoding adenylate/guanylate cyclase domain-containing protein; translation: MGVKPIRAWMHERHAQMPMARWMLEFDEREVEQDFVAYDDKAGVEQGRFAIGIGLVFTFFYSLIDLVVIEGDLLGAAIIRFGIVLPVFVLSAFLLRLPLVQRQFQLFSVVLLAVVLLSLGTAFAQVTDISTEYVRASCTVTLLGGIGLLRLRMHAATACAALYAAICVGLPGLGSSPDALASHLAPVVGLSGIALLIAYALEKLRRTDYLRQREVELEQARSDELLHNVLPAAIATRLRTERGAIAESAANVSVLFSDIVGFTTVSESLSAEELVSLLDTMFSEFDRLCDGRGIEKIKTVGDAYMAVAGLPTPDLDHAASMAELAMDMQRASTRLAAGWPSPIAMRIGISSGPVVAGVIGQRKFTYDLWGDTVNTASRMESHGRPHRIQVSATTHALLESRYTFSAPQVVDIKGKGPMTTYYLLGALG
- a CDS encoding fumarate reductase/succinate dehydrogenase flavoprotein subunit, whose translation is MAGSTLHDGLTPLNDPSEQKSDDAHGYYTLGDKLVDPKSPTGPIKDRWTTRKFENRLVNPANRRKLDVIIVGTGLAGGAAAATLGEAGYNVKSFCYQDSPRRAHSIAAQGGINAAKNYKEDGDSTFRLFYDTVKGGDYRSRESNVYRLAEVSANIIDQCVAQGVPFARDYGGLLDNRSFGGVQVSRTFYARGQTGQQLLIGAYQAMERQVAAGTVESFTRHEMLELIVVDGKARGIIARDMVSGEIETHLADVVVLATGGYGNVFFLSTNAMGSNVTAAWRAHRKGAYMANPCYTQIHPTCIPVSGEHQSKLTLMSESLRNDGRIWVPKKAEDCEKDPRDIPEEDRDYYLERIYPSFGNLVPRDIASRQAKNMCDEGRGVGPKVGDFRRGVYLDLGDAIKRLGKDAIEEKYDNLLDMYERITGENPYEMPMRIYPAVHYVMGGLWVDYHLQSNIEGLFVSGEANFSDHGANRLGASALMQGLADGYFVLPNTIREYLADGPFDKIDESHEAVVEAKKQVEERISKFLSINGTRSADSYHKELGNIMWEYCGMERTEDGLRKAIDLIRELKADFWTNLKVLGSADTLNQSLERAGRVVDFIELGELMCIDALNRRESCGGHFRGESQTEDGEALRHDDEFAYVAAWEWGAENGPVLHKEDLIYTAIEMKQRSYK
- the trpS gene encoding tryptophan--tRNA ligase; translation: MSATTEHTPVPETAQPAAPEGAARPRVLSGIQPTSDSFQLGNYVGAIRQWVDLQRDHQPFFFIADLHAITVEWDPKVLRERTLRSAAQLIAAGVDPAKSSIFVQSHVPAHPQLAWVLNGLTGFGEARRMTQFKDKSAKGGEGAASVGLFTYPILQAADILLYRPHYVPVGEDQRQHLELTRDLAQRFNGRFKKTFRLPEPYILKTTAKIYDLQHPEKRMSKSVGGAGCVFLLDDPKATAKKIRSAVTDSDTSIRFDPEAKPGVSNLLTIYSALTGEAVTALEEQYAGKMYGDLKKDLAEVVVNFVTPFRERTLELLDDQTYLTQVLADGAAAANAIAEATLKDVYQRVGFVAPSAPTPAAGA